GCCAAGCTCTTTTACCGCTGTAATTTTCTCAACGTTGATAACATAAGGTTTTTCAAATTTAGAAGCAAAACCTACCTTAGGAAGACGTCTTTGAAGCGGTTGTTGTCCACCCTCAAAACCTCTCTTCTCATTGTAACCTTTTCTAGCTCTTTGACCCTTATGTCCTTTTCCCGCAGTCTTACCTTGACCGCTACCTTGACCGCGTCCTAATCTCTTAGTCTCGCGAGTTGAACCGGCAGCCGGAGTTAATTTTTCAAGTCCCATATTCCCTCTCCTTAGCTTTTAAGCATACTTAATGCTTTGATTGTAGCACGAACAACGTTTGCAGAGTTGTTTGAGCCAAGTGATTTTGTCAAGATATCCTTGATACCTGCAAGCTCTAGAATAGGGCGAGTTGAGCCGCCGGCTATAACACCTGTACCTTCGCTTGCCGGGCGAAGTAGAATTTTACTTGCATTGTATTTAACCTCTATATCATGAGGAATAGTCGAGCCTTTAAGCTTAACGTTGATAATGTTTTTAAACGCATCGTCAACCGCTTTTCTAATCGCATCAGGAACCTCTTTAGCTTTACCAAAGCCAAAGCCTACAAGTCCGTTTCTATTTCCAACTACTATAAGAGCTGTAAATCTAAATCTTCGACCACCTTTAACAACTTTCGTAACCCGACCGATATCGACGATTACTTCTTCAAATTCTTCTCTATTATACTTTTCCATCGATTTTCCTTTGGGTTATAGTTTTATGCCGTTTTCTCTCAAAGCGTCAGCAAAAGCCGCTACAACGCCGTGATACAAATAGCCATTTCTATCGAATATCGCCTCTTCTATTCCCTTGACTTTTAATGTTTTTGCAAATTCTTTTGCTAAAACTACAGCACCCTCTTTGTTGGCTTTTATACCAAGTTTTCTTCCGTCAGCCGCTGCGATAGTAGTTGCTGCAACATCTTCGATAGCCTGAACATAAAGTGTTCTATTTGATTTAAAAATAGAAACTCTTGGTTTTAAGGCAGTGCCAGAAATTTTAGCTCTAATTCTTCTCTTTCTCTTTATTCTAAGAGCGAGTTTTCTTTTTAATACATTTGCTGTCATTACCTATCCCTTACTTCTTAGATGTTTTACCGGCTTTGCGGATAATGCGCTCTTCAGCATATTTTATACCCTTGCCTTTGTATGGCTCTGGTGGGCGATATCCTCTAACTTGAGCTGCGATTTGTCCTACAACTTGCTTATCATCGCCTTTAATAGTGATGACGTTTTTCTCTACGCTTACTTCAACACCTTTTGGTACTTCGTGGTTGATCGGGTGAGAAAATCCAAGAGTTAGCTCAAGCACGCTTCCTTTAGCTGCAGCTTTATAACCTACACCGTTGATCTCAAGCTTGCGAATGAAGCCCTCTGTAAGACCTGTAACGATATTGTTAGCTAGCGCTCTATATGTGCCCCAGTAAGCTCTACTTTGGCGATCGTCGCCCTTAGGAGAGAATACGATAGAGCTGTTTTCTACCTTAACATCAACATGACCTTTTGTGTCAAGTTCTTTTGTATTATTGCCTTTTTTAAATTTAAGCAAATTTCCTTCTACGCTGACATCTAGTCCGTTTGGAATAGCTATCGGCTGTTTACCTATACGTGACATTTTTTTCCTTTTTACTTGTCTAGGGTATGTCTACTTTATACGAATGGATACCACAATACCATAAAAAGCAGAAACTAAATTCCACTTCGTCCAAAGTTAAATTTGAACGACTAAAAAGAGCAAAAGCCCTTTTTAAACCTTTAAATTCTTTGTTGTCTGAGATTTAGCAAATTTGATCACTAAATTTTGGAGTGTTACAAAATAGCAAGCTAATAAGCTTAGCTTATCGTGCAAGCTCCATTATAAGGTGTTATAAACGATGTCATGACATCGTTTATATTCATTACCATATAGTACAAAGAATTTCGCCGCCAACACCGGCTTTGTGAGCGTCTTCGTTGCTTAAAACGCCTTTGCTTGTGCTAACGATAATTGTTCCGTAACCGTTTTTAAATCTCTTGATCTCATCCTTGCCTTTATAGACACGGCGACCCGGTTTTGAAACTCTTTTAAGTTCGTTTATAACGCTATTTCCACGCTCATCATACTTTAAAACAACGTTTATAAATTTCTTTTTATCCTCTTCAACTACATTATAGCTTTCTATGTAGCCTTTTGTAGCCAAGATCGCCAAAGTAGCTTCAACAACGTTTGAGTGAAGCAGCTTTGTAGTCTCAAGCTTTCTCATAGAGGCGTTTCTGATGCGTGTTAGTCCATCTGATATTAAATCATTCAACATTTTTCTTCCTTACCAGCTTGCTTTTTTAAGACCAGGAATCAATCCCTCATTAGCCATTTTTCTTAGGCATACTCGGCAAATTCCAAAATCTTTATAAACAGAGTGTGGTCTACCACAAATTTGGCATCTTGTATAACCGCGCACCTTAAATTTAGGAGTGCGAGCTGCCTTTGCTATCATTGATTTTTTTGCCATATTACTTTCCTTTTGCAAATGGCAAACCAAAAAGCTCAAGCAATTTGAATGCCTCTTTGTCGCTATCTGTTGTTGTAACAATTACGATATTCATACCGTGAGTGCGCAGAATCTTATCATACTCAACCTCAGGAAACATTAGCTGCTCGTCTAGACCGAAGTTATAGTTACCGCGTCCATCAAATCCATCTCTAGGAAGACCTCTAAAGTCCTTAACTCTTGGAAGAGCGATAGTGATAAGCTTGTCTAAAAATGCAAACATCTGATCTTTTCTAAGAGTTACTTTTACTCCCACAGGGAATCCCTCACGAACCTTAAAGCCGGCAACTGACTTTTTAGCGTCTGTTACTACAGCCTTTTGTCCGGCAATTAACGAAATCGTATCAGCTACGTTTTGAAGTAGCTTTTGATCTTTCGCAGCTTCGCCTGCGCCTACGCTGATAACGATCTTCTCAATCGCTGGTATAAGCATAGGATTTTTGATATCAAATTCTTTTGCTAAAGCTGGCTTAATGGTTTCGCTATATTTTACTTTTAATCTATTCATAATTAACCCTCAACCTTCGCAACATTTGAGATATCAATTGGCATCTCTTTATTTATAAAGCCACCGTTTGGAGTCTTTTCACTTGGCTTAATAGCCTTTTTAGCTACTTTACAACCCTCTACGATAACTTGTCCTTTTTTAGCAAGAACCGATAAA
This Campylobacter sp. RM16189 DNA region includes the following protein-coding sequences:
- the rplO gene encoding 50S ribosomal protein L15; its protein translation is MGLEKLTPAAGSTRETKRLGRGQGSGQGKTAGKGHKGQRARKGYNEKRGFEGGQQPLQRRLPKVGFASKFEKPYVINVEKITAVKELGEITIASIATVHKISRSVTKIKLIGASAKTLVSKIKDENVIVSGRA
- the rpsE gene encoding 30S ribosomal protein S5, producing the protein MEKYNREEFEEVIVDIGRVTKVVKGGRRFRFTALIVVGNRNGLVGFGFGKAKEVPDAIRKAVDDAFKNIINVKLKGSTIPHDIEVKYNASKILLRPASEGTGVIAGGSTRPILELAGIKDILTKSLGSNNSANVVRATIKALSMLKS
- the rplR gene encoding 50S ribosomal protein L18, whose product is MTANVLKRKLALRIKRKRRIRAKISGTALKPRVSIFKSNRTLYVQAIEDVAATTIAAADGRKLGIKANKEGAVVLAKEFAKTLKVKGIEEAIFDRNGYLYHGVVAAFADALRENGIKL
- the rplF gene encoding 50S ribosomal protein L6 yields the protein MSRIGKQPIAIPNGLDVSVEGNLLKFKKGNNTKELDTKGHVDVKVENSSIVFSPKGDDRQSRAYWGTYRALANNIVTGLTEGFIRKLEINGVGYKAAAKGSVLELTLGFSHPINHEVPKGVEVSVEKNVITIKGDDKQVVGQIAAQVRGYRPPEPYKGKGIKYAEERIIRKAGKTSKK
- the rpsH gene encoding 30S ribosomal protein S8; translated protein: MLNDLISDGLTRIRNASMRKLETTKLLHSNVVEATLAILATKGYIESYNVVEEDKKKFINVVLKYDERGNSVINELKRVSKPGRRVYKGKDEIKRFKNGYGTIIVSTSKGVLSNEDAHKAGVGGEILCTIW
- a CDS encoding type Z 30S ribosomal protein S14, coding for MAKKSMIAKAARTPKFKVRGYTRCQICGRPHSVYKDFGICRVCLRKMANEGLIPGLKKASW
- the rplE gene encoding 50S ribosomal protein L5 — encoded protein: MNRLKVKYSETIKPALAKEFDIKNPMLIPAIEKIVISVGAGEAAKDQKLLQNVADTISLIAGQKAVVTDAKKSVAGFKVREGFPVGVKVTLRKDQMFAFLDKLITIALPRVKDFRGLPRDGFDGRGNYNFGLDEQLMFPEVEYDKILRTHGMNIVIVTTTDSDKEAFKLLELFGLPFAKGK
- the rplX gene encoding 50S ribosomal protein L24; translated protein: MANVKFKVKKGDTVKIIAGDDKGKTGKILSVLAKKGQVIVEGCKVAKKAIKPSEKTPNGGFINKEMPIDISNVAKVEG